One region of Macadamia integrifolia cultivar HAES 741 chromosome 11, SCU_Mint_v3, whole genome shotgun sequence genomic DNA includes:
- the LOC122093835 gene encoding nuclear transcription factor Y subunit A-7-like, producing the protein MTSSVHDLSSNSDKDVADEQKKQSELPIEEQTPGNGVADAGVTSPPVEYTAHPLVEVGHAVAHAAYPYPDPYYRSIFATCGPQPIIQPALMAIQPGIPLPSDAVEEPVYVNAKQYHGILRRRQSRAKAELENKLIKSRKPYLHESRHLHAMKRARGCGGRFLNSKAEDKQEQEITPGNETLSSINMASDKNQQSSERAS; encoded by the exons ATGACATCTTCTGTCCATGACCTGTCATCTAATTCAG ATAAGGATGTAGCAGATGAGCAGAAAAAGCAATCAGAACTACCAATTGAAGAACAGACTCCTGGAAATGGAGTTGCTGATGCTGGCGTGACATCCCCACCTGTGGAGTATACAGCACATCCACTTGTTGAAGTGGGACATGCTGTG GCTCATGCTGCTTATCCATATCCAGATCCTTACTATAGAAGCATATTTGCCACATGTGGTCCACAGCCTATT ATCCAACCTGCATTAATGGCAATTCAACCTGGCATTCCTTTGCCATCAGATGCAGTTGAAGAGCCTGTATATGTGAATGCTAAGCAATATCATGGCATATTGCGTCGCCGACAATCCCGTGCAAAAGCTGAATTAGAAAACAAATTGATCAAGTCTCGGAAG CCCTATCTACATGAATCTCGACATTTGCATGCTATGAAAAGAGCTAGAGGCTGCGGTGGTCGGTTTCTTAATTCTAAGGCTGAGGACAAGCAGGAGCAGGAGATAACACCAGGCAATGAGACACTGTCTAGTATCAATATGGCTTCCGACAAAAACCAACAATCTTCAGAGAGGGCATCTTGA